Genomic DNA from Corylus avellana chromosome ca4, CavTom2PMs-1.0:
GCACGCACAAGTGGAGGCTGGGCTATAAGAGGAGGTTAGGTTAGAAGATAGAATCTCTTGTATTGTTTCTCAGATAACTTGTTCCAAGTAGTTGGTGGGTACAGGTTCTAGATATAGTGCAGGATGATGACTTCGCGATTGCTACTCATGCAGCTATGTTTCCATCTCTCTGAACTCGGAAATACATGGCCGATCAACTCTTGAGTAGCcccattttaaaaaatctaacgACTAAAAAAGATGCtcttcttgccttttttttttttttttataaaaaaaatgataatcgTATTACTTGTATTAGTTGCCTAtacacgagagagagagagagagagagagagagagagaggactaACACAAGGTTGAGGTTACAGAAAATCACAGGAGCTCTTTTCATGAAGATAATTTAGTTACCCCCGAGTTCATAATTTTGGAGATATATGAAACAAgagtaaatgattttttttttttcatttgtatggtGACATGCTCCATAATTTAGGAGAGATACACTTGGACACTAGCAGTTTTCATCAACTGGCATACAGGACAAACACTAATTAACCCATCACAGTCCTTGCATAAACAGAGATGCCGACAAGGCATCAACAAGATGGAGACCTCCTTTGCCTTGCATGCTCTGCAAGTCATGTGCTCCTTCAAGCCTATGTTATTCCTGGAAATTGATTTTGCAGGGCCAACTGGAAGGCTCAGGTAGTTGTTTGGGTCCACATATGAAGCCGCATCATCATCTTCACTGTCTCCAAATCCTTCCTTCCCAAGCTCAGCGCCCTGTGAAATTGCCTGCTGGAGGTTGCTCTTCAGTACATTAACAACTGATTCATTGTACTTTGCTTTATAGTGCCAATTCTGGGCTTCTGTAGCTACCTGCTTTATTCTCTCTACCAGTTCTCTGTTCTTACGGTTCATGTTCTCTATTTCTATGTCTTTCTCACGTAGCTTTTTGCTCACACCTTTCTCTATAGCAGCGAGGAAAGAAGCCATGTGTCTCTGCTTCATGTCCCTCACCCCTTTTGCCAAGTATTCCTCCTGATTGAAGAGTAATTAAAGATTATTCCCAGTGGTTagaaaaaaagcataaaaagatCACATAAATATCCAATGAAATTTGCTTGACTACTGCTTTAGTCAAGTATGACTGTATAATGTACAGATGCCAGAGACTAAAAGACCACCATTCATAATCCCCCCAACAGGTTTCCAAGAtacaacataaataaaaattgtgaacCCATAAAAATATTAGACATCTAAATTTGTTATTTAGTAGTCAAAGAAGATCCTCCATTTGAAATAACTACTGTCATCAGAATCAGATATAATTAATAATCGAATTCAGATACAAAAAATTTGACAGCCTAAtgaaataatttaaaagaaaaaagcaataaaaaaaatccttttgggcaataaaaaaaatgggtgaTTGGAATTGACTGATTGAGCAGTCGATCCTCTATAATTAAACAATTTCAACCCAGAAGATTGGCAATAGCAATACAAAAGTTGGCAGGACTCTTAGTTATATGCTTACTTGAGGGCTGCCGTACCTGAATTTTAATAAACTGGTTAAACTCTTCTTTCTGCCGGTCAAGCTCAGT
This window encodes:
- the LOC132180029 gene encoding E3 ubiquitin-protein ligase BOI; translated protein: MLGGNNGNPVLPAFLNENRFQYQTNASNQLQLFGSLPAGCSVDPVNYFGNEHITPILRPNKRGRETEDISRQQKLQISLNYNACQDEADRSASLPNPNMVSTGLRLSYDDDERNSSVTSASGSMTAASSIILSLGDNITTELDRQKEEFNQFIKIQEEYLAKGVRDMKQRHMASFLAAIEKGVSKKLREKDIEIENMNRKNRELVERIKQVATEAQNWHYKAKYNESVVNVLKSNLQQAISQGAELGKEGFGDSEDDDAASYVDPNNYLSLPVGPAKSISRNNIGLKEHMTCRACKAKEVSILLMPCRHLCLCKDCDGLISVCPVCQLMKTASVQVYLS